The Flavobacteriales bacterium genome window below encodes:
- a CDS encoding RNAse Z — translation MEFTITGYSTALFSTWYFVEELGILFDGGDGIVSSLLHKARKVKHVFISHADRDHLTGLGQFLQLNAREGFPIIYYPADCGSFPAMEEFFSKFDPHVANAIWKPLRNGDEVVIGKDKLVRAVRNGHVPVTGDMDKSLSYKVIAQKKKLKQEFAEMPRNELNKLIATEGRDHITETIETEVFGFSGDTPVEDPNRWTNTEVLIHEATFLVGDDGNSVKRHGNKHSTLDDVLEMVASSNIQKLVLGHFSSRYSDEMILQQVAELKHKLGIQIPIYCVLPGRTFRNILEQEPI, via the coding sequence ATGGAATTCACCATCACAGGATATTCAACCGCACTTTTCTCCACATGGTATTTTGTGGAGGAACTGGGTATCCTGTTTGACGGAGGAGATGGTATTGTGAGTTCCTTATTGCACAAAGCGCGAAAAGTGAAACACGTGTTCATTTCGCATGCCGACCGTGATCATTTAACGGGACTGGGGCAGTTTTTGCAACTCAACGCTCGGGAAGGTTTTCCGATCATCTACTATCCCGCTGACTGCGGTTCTTTCCCTGCCATGGAGGAGTTCTTTTCCAAATTCGACCCACATGTAGCCAATGCTATTTGGAAACCATTGCGCAATGGTGATGAAGTTGTCATCGGGAAGGACAAACTGGTGCGAGCGGTGCGAAACGGACACGTTCCAGTAACCGGAGACATGGACAAAAGCCTCAGTTACAAAGTGATTGCACAGAAGAAAAAACTGAAGCAAGAATTTGCAGAAATGCCGCGCAACGAGTTGAATAAACTGATAGCAACAGAAGGCCGAGATCACATAACCGAGACGATTGAAACCGAAGTTTTCGGCTTTTCTGGCGATACGCCTGTAGAAGACCCGAACCGCTGGACAAACACAGAAGTACTGATCCATGAGGCGACATTTTTGGTTGGTGATGATGGCAATTCGGTGAAACGACACGGCAACAAGCACAGCACGTTGGATGATGTTTTGGAAATGGTGGCTTCGAGCAACATTCAAAAGTTGGTGCTTGGTCATTTTTCCTCGCGCTATTCTGATGAGATGATTCTGCAACAGGTAGCTGAACTCAAGCACAAACTTGGAATTCAAATCCCTATCTATTGCGTTCTGCCGGGCAGAACGTTCAGAAACATCCTTGAACAAGAACCTATCTGA
- a CDS encoding RNA 2'-phosphotransferase codes for MNEKQVVSASKFLSLILRHKPETVGIELDENGWANVDTLLSKMAEHGKPITMDELGFVVETNDKQRFAFSADRTSIRANQGHSIDVNLELQELTPPEFLYHGTATRNLDSIKEFGLTKQQRHHVHLSEDQAVAHSVGQRYGKPIVLVIQALEMQQQGHTFYRSNNGVWLTDQVPVQHITNL; via the coding sequence ATGAACGAGAAACAGGTTGTAAGTGCGAGCAAATTCCTGAGTTTGATACTGAGACACAAGCCAGAAACCGTTGGCATTGAGTTGGATGAAAACGGCTGGGCAAATGTGGATACGCTTCTATCTAAAATGGCGGAACACGGAAAACCGATAACCATGGATGAACTCGGTTTTGTGGTTGAAACAAACGACAAGCAACGGTTTGCGTTTTCGGCCGATCGAACAAGTATAAGAGCCAACCAAGGGCATTCTATCGATGTGAACTTGGAGCTACAAGAACTCACTCCACCAGAATTTCTGTATCACGGAACGGCTACCCGAAACTTGGATTCCATCAAAGAATTTGGGCTGACCAAACAGCAACGCCATCATGTACATCTTTCGGAAGACCAAGCAGTGGCACATTCGGTTGGGCAACGCTATGGAAAACCAATAGTACTCGTTATCCAAGCTCTGGAAATGCAGCAGCAAGGCCACACATTTTACCGCTCAAACAATGGAGTTTGGTTAACGGATCAGGTTCCGGTCCAACACATCACAAACCTTTAA
- the xrtK gene encoding exosortase K: MSIIERSERAKPTNWFGNTTLLVLLTYLGVAGAINRGLSNDQLQFLLYPIQLLVGHFQNSQFQYFPAFGYVQTTGAISINASCSGFLFFNVLNAIGLFLIWKMTGPLWRFSSAVKTSVVILMAYISTILVNASRILLSLDLLKVSQTLSWFPDRFAHEAFGIFSFLIFSILYYITINQILKQWTN, encoded by the coding sequence ATGAGTATCATTGAACGTTCTGAACGTGCGAAACCCACAAACTGGTTTGGCAATACCACACTACTGGTGTTGCTGACCTATCTGGGTGTAGCGGGAGCCATTAATCGTGGACTTTCCAATGACCAACTTCAGTTTCTTCTCTACCCGATACAACTTCTTGTTGGGCATTTCCAAAACAGCCAGTTTCAATACTTCCCAGCCTTTGGTTACGTGCAGACCACCGGTGCAATCAGTATCAATGCTTCATGTTCTGGGTTCTTGTTTTTCAATGTATTGAATGCAATAGGTCTATTCCTTATCTGGAAGATGACAGGGCCACTTTGGCGATTCAGTTCTGCGGTCAAAACTTCAGTTGTGATCCTCATGGCCTATATATCGACCATTCTTGTCAATGCCTCGCGCATACTGCTGAGCCTCGATCTGCTTAAAGTATCGCAAACCCTCAGTTGGTTTCCTGATAGGTTCGCCCATGAGGCATTCGGCATTTTCTCGTTCCTGATCTTTTCAATCCTCTACTACATCACCATTAACCAAATTCTGAAACAATGGACAAACTGA
- a CDS encoding MSEP-CTERM sorting domain-containing protein → MDKLKSPIWLILSTALPYALLILFFYETYDVINSLLNEEQKQIWFNYGVYFGALAFIVLSYSVVLMFRRGSVGLWVSWLLLFLSIFNLTLFFAFIDEVLPFNIPSWMFTSSDLSIYPYTFIIPSALHALILLVLQYTPQPRSNNAWVNLGPIVLIPAIVSAAAFLMGSFGTRSTDLWILKYLPTYILVFFTCLLVAFVIRFLYILSVKSKKRDTLTLILKVLFTIVFPVAGLVFNHVVFGFTEGLFGDFSHPLYYILAVLNGIVVSLPNPSTVRLRWLLFIARSILFSFILYFGAVFLPYLPLSILAILAVGLGFLMLSPLVVFVLQVTTLRQDMEFLSYTTPKIVVRSVFIICLMVLPAMLTINYKLDRHQLDMVFSFLYERSFEDESRPEFNTERLTRLLDHIDDAKLRNSSHTPFLDSYYNWIVLDNLMLSDKKLDDISSVFMGKPYEESRHWRNWWSLPTRNATLDTVIVESSYNGEFWTSYAHLKVSTGSNDLTEFRTYIEVPPDCHVSNYYLDIEGKREYGILAEKRTANWVYNNIVNTRRDPGILDEIAENRYRLKVFPVTGSEPRTTGVEFIHKQPIRVTIGGRVIPLGEEHGQQETATAFEIMDGQALFIPEKAKKELNRTVRSPEYHIIIDRSNTSSWDEASLDEVMDKLNQSLGDNGTVRYWAGNYNFEELDGETWEKDAMSVEKEGGFYPEFLMKRELRKNWKNHGGSCPVFVMLVSNFTKVSILEGFSDFMFTSPDMNCFFTAGPDGNIQKFDLESAEIATEFTSSLIAPEPTHQLNWNGSNWFLNTDDEAEILFDSLASEPHNKWELALALQSDLRTLALYPQRENGWLNAVRSSISSGILTPLTSYISLENEAQKKALLHKQKEVLNSDANFDLEETEPMSEPSIVWYLAIVFFLWLWSYRRKLNQISG, encoded by the coding sequence ATGGACAAACTGAAATCGCCTATTTGGCTTATTCTCAGTACGGCACTTCCGTATGCACTTTTGATTCTTTTCTTCTATGAAACGTATGACGTTATTAATTCTCTTTTAAATGAGGAGCAAAAGCAGATCTGGTTCAACTACGGAGTTTACTTTGGTGCTCTTGCTTTCATCGTTCTGAGCTATTCGGTTGTGCTCATGTTCAGACGCGGTTCTGTTGGCCTTTGGGTCTCATGGCTGCTCCTTTTTCTGAGCATTTTCAATCTCACCCTGTTTTTTGCATTCATAGATGAGGTTCTTCCTTTCAATATTCCGAGTTGGATGTTCACCTCTTCCGATCTGTCGATCTACCCATACACATTCATTATTCCAAGTGCGCTGCATGCGCTCATTCTCTTGGTGTTGCAGTACACTCCTCAACCAAGATCGAACAATGCTTGGGTAAACTTGGGACCGATAGTTCTTATTCCTGCCATTGTTTCGGCAGCCGCATTCCTCATGGGTTCTTTCGGCACCCGATCAACAGACCTGTGGATACTCAAGTATCTGCCCACCTACATCCTGGTGTTCTTTACGTGCCTACTGGTAGCATTCGTTATTCGTTTTCTATACATCCTCTCGGTAAAGAGCAAAAAGCGCGATACTTTGACCCTTATACTGAAGGTTCTTTTCACCATTGTGTTTCCTGTTGCCGGCTTGGTGTTCAACCATGTTGTATTCGGATTTACGGAAGGGCTATTCGGAGATTTCAGTCACCCGCTTTACTACATCCTTGCCGTTCTCAACGGAATTGTGGTCAGCCTACCGAATCCTTCAACCGTTAGACTGAGGTGGTTGCTCTTTATAGCGCGTTCCATACTCTTTTCATTCATTCTCTACTTTGGGGCTGTTTTCTTGCCTTATCTACCGCTTTCCATTCTCGCAATACTTGCAGTCGGACTCGGTTTTCTGATGCTTTCGCCTTTGGTGGTCTTTGTACTACAGGTAACCACCCTTCGCCAAGACATGGAATTCCTGTCCTATACAACACCGAAGATTGTGGTTCGGTCAGTATTTATTATTTGCCTGATGGTTCTGCCCGCAATGCTTACCATCAACTACAAACTCGACAGGCATCAGCTTGATATGGTTTTCAGTTTTCTGTATGAACGAAGTTTCGAAGATGAAAGCCGACCTGAGTTCAATACTGAAAGACTGACGCGACTGTTGGATCACATTGATGACGCCAAGTTGAGAAACAGTAGTCATACCCCGTTTTTGGACTCCTATTACAACTGGATCGTTCTGGATAACCTGATGTTATCGGATAAGAAGTTGGACGATATTTCTTCCGTTTTCATGGGCAAGCCCTACGAGGAGTCAAGACATTGGAGAAACTGGTGGTCTTTGCCCACGCGCAATGCCACTTTGGATACGGTAATCGTTGAATCTTCCTACAACGGAGAGTTCTGGACAAGTTACGCACATTTGAAGGTCAGCACCGGTTCGAATGACCTCACCGAGTTCAGAACATACATTGAGGTTCCGCCAGATTGCCATGTTTCCAACTACTACTTGGATATTGAAGGCAAACGCGAGTATGGCATCCTTGCTGAAAAACGCACGGCCAATTGGGTTTACAACAATATTGTGAATACAAGGCGGGATCCGGGAATTTTGGATGAAATTGCTGAGAATCGGTATCGCTTAAAGGTCTTTCCAGTTACTGGAAGTGAACCACGTACAACGGGAGTGGAATTCATACACAAGCAACCGATCAGAGTAACTATTGGTGGCAGGGTCATTCCTTTGGGTGAAGAACATGGCCAACAGGAGACTGCAACTGCGTTTGAGATCATGGACGGCCAAGCGCTTTTCATTCCTGAAAAAGCAAAAAAAGAGCTGAATCGAACGGTAAGATCACCGGAATACCATATCATCATTGATAGGTCGAACACCTCATCTTGGGACGAAGCCTCGCTTGATGAGGTAATGGATAAGTTGAATCAATCTCTCGGAGACAATGGCACGGTACGATACTGGGCCGGCAATTACAATTTCGAAGAATTGGATGGGGAAACTTGGGAAAAAGACGCCATGTCGGTAGAGAAAGAAGGCGGTTTTTATCCGGAATTTCTGATGAAGAGGGAATTGAGAAAGAACTGGAAAAACCATGGAGGTTCATGTCCGGTCTTCGTCATGCTTGTTTCAAATTTCACCAAAGTATCCATTCTCGAAGGCTTCAGCGATTTCATGTTCACGTCACCTGACATGAACTGCTTTTTCACCGCAGGCCCTGACGGAAACATCCAAAAGTTTGACCTGGAGTCTGCCGAAATCGCAACTGAATTCACATCCTCTTTGATTGCACCGGAACCCACACATCAATTGAATTGGAACGGGTCTAATTGGTTTTTGAATACCGATGATGAAGCTGAGATCCTATTCGATTCTCTCGCCTCAGAGCCACACAACAAATGGGAATTGGCATTGGCCCTGCAATCTGACCTTAGAACCTTGGCTCTTTATCCTCAGCGAGAGAACGGCTGGTTGAACGCGGTAAGATCCAGCATTTCATCCGGAATTCTGACCCCGCTCACTTCCTACATCAGCTTGGAAAATGAGGCTCAGAAAAAGGCACTTCTTCACAAGCAGAAAGAGGTTCTCAATAGCGATGCGAACTTCGATCTGGAAGAGACCGAACCAATGTCTGAACCAAGTATTGTCTGGTATCTGGCAATTGTATTTTTTCTTTGGCTCTGGAGCTATAGAAGAAAGTTGAATCAAATTTCCGGTTAG
- a CDS encoding AAA domain-containing protein yields MNDEIVKLNAVLQHIKDSFVGKDEIIDLLGISLVANENAFLLGPPGTAKSAIVRALSDSVENGRNFEYLLTRFTEPNEIFGPFDIRRLKEGDLVTNTEGMLPEASLIFLDEIFNANSAILNSLLLSLNEKIFRRGRETRKLPALMFVGASNVLPEDETLNALLDRFLIRIQCDYVDPDLLDQVLLAGRKLGQTNEVVRPTVTPEDIKTLQSATKEVDLSPILEPYVNLVHNLRNTGIAISDRRAVKIQNLIAASAIISGRKQAILSDLWVLKYIWDTEEQVEILAGVVDNVIDQDQNQQAHPQAKFNKVPDPEELMKDVTILKDKWEHGGLSFEEQNVIKDKLRFLQTRCAWIKEAVKRDHITQEIESLWEEMLKAV; encoded by the coding sequence ATGAATGACGAAATAGTAAAACTCAATGCTGTTCTACAGCACATCAAAGACTCCTTTGTAGGAAAAGATGAGATAATTGACCTGCTCGGAATCAGTCTTGTTGCCAATGAGAACGCGTTCCTGCTTGGCCCTCCTGGAACCGCAAAAAGTGCCATTGTAAGAGCATTATCTGACAGTGTAGAGAATGGGAGAAACTTCGAGTATCTACTTACCCGCTTTACAGAGCCCAACGAGATTTTCGGCCCATTCGATATTCGGAGGTTGAAAGAAGGTGATCTGGTTACAAATACAGAAGGCATGTTGCCAGAAGCCTCACTCATTTTTCTAGATGAGATATTCAACGCAAACAGCGCTATACTCAACAGCTTGCTACTGTCTTTGAATGAGAAAATATTCAGGAGAGGACGCGAGACCAGAAAACTACCAGCACTCATGTTTGTGGGGGCCAGCAATGTGCTACCCGAAGACGAGACCCTCAACGCTCTTCTTGACCGCTTTCTGATAAGGATACAATGCGATTACGTTGACCCCGACCTTTTGGATCAGGTACTATTGGCTGGACGAAAGTTGGGACAGACCAACGAAGTGGTAAGGCCTACGGTAACTCCTGAGGATATTAAAACGCTACAGAGTGCCACCAAAGAAGTAGATCTCAGTCCGATATTGGAACCTTACGTCAATCTGGTACATAACCTACGAAATACGGGAATTGCCATTTCTGACCGTAGAGCGGTGAAGATTCAAAATCTGATTGCTGCAAGTGCCATAATCAGCGGCAGAAAACAGGCCATACTTAGCGACCTCTGGGTGCTCAAATACATTTGGGACACCGAGGAACAGGTAGAAATATTGGCCGGTGTAGTAGATAACGTTATCGATCAGGATCAAAATCAACAGGCACATCCGCAAGCCAAATTCAATAAGGTTCCAGACCCAGAGGAATTGATGAAAGACGTAACCATCCTAAAAGACAAATGGGAACATGGCGGATTGAGTTTCGAAGAACAGAACGTGATCAAGGATAAACTTCGGTTTTTACAAACCCGTTGTGCGTGGATAAAAGAAGCCGTTAAGCGTGATCATATAACACAAGAAATTGAATCGTTGTGGGAAGAAATGCTGAAAGCGGTCTGA
- a CDS encoding RtcB family protein — MKKVVSTERLPIKMWLDDLEEGALEQAKNLANLPFAFKHIPLMPDSHQGYGMPIGSILATKGVIVPNAVGVDIGCGMCAMKTSIEHLDQDQLKATLGVARKLIPLGFNWHDEPQDESLMPKGHEDLEIVSRQYVKATKQIGSLGGGNHFIEIQKGNDGFVWVMIHSGSRNLGHSVASWYNQAAKTLNERYHSSVTPNMDLAFLPIETPEAKNYFAEMEYCVEFAYANRKLMMTRMMEALTEVAGEFGTGEMINESHNFAAWENHFGSNVLVHRKGATRARKGELGMIPGSQGTNSYIVRGLGHPESFESCSHGAGRKLGRKQAQRELNLEEEIAHLDKIGVVHSIRNTKDLDEATSAYKDINMVMNNQRDLAEILVELTPLAVLKG, encoded by the coding sequence ATGAAAAAAGTAGTTAGCACAGAACGTTTGCCAATCAAAATGTGGTTGGACGACCTTGAAGAAGGAGCTTTGGAACAAGCCAAAAACTTGGCAAATCTTCCATTTGCCTTCAAACATATTCCGCTGATGCCAGATAGTCATCAAGGCTACGGAATGCCTATCGGTTCCATCCTCGCCACAAAGGGAGTTATTGTTCCAAATGCGGTTGGCGTTGATATCGGTTGCGGTATGTGCGCCATGAAAACCAGCATCGAACATTTGGATCAAGACCAATTGAAAGCAACGTTGGGCGTTGCCCGAAAATTGATTCCGCTTGGATTCAACTGGCATGATGAGCCTCAGGATGAATCGTTGATGCCAAAAGGCCACGAAGACTTGGAGATCGTGAGCCGTCAATATGTGAAAGCAACCAAGCAGATCGGTTCTTTGGGTGGTGGAAATCACTTCATCGAAATTCAGAAAGGAAATGACGGTTTTGTGTGGGTTATGATCCACTCCGGAAGCCGAAACCTTGGCCATAGCGTAGCAAGTTGGTACAATCAGGCTGCTAAAACGTTGAATGAGCGCTACCATTCTTCGGTAACTCCAAACATGGATCTGGCATTCCTGCCAATTGAAACTCCTGAAGCGAAAAACTACTTCGCTGAAATGGAGTACTGCGTGGAGTTTGCGTACGCCAACCGAAAGCTGATGATGACCCGAATGATGGAAGCGTTAACTGAGGTTGCTGGCGAGTTCGGAACAGGTGAGATGATCAACGAGTCGCACAACTTTGCTGCTTGGGAGAACCATTTCGGAAGTAATGTCCTTGTACACCGAAAAGGGGCTACACGTGCCCGAAAAGGCGAATTGGGTATGATTCCAGGTTCGCAGGGAACCAACTCCTACATCGTTCGCGGATTGGGTCATCCAGAAAGTTTCGAATCCTGTTCGCACGGAGCGGGTCGAAAGCTTGGTAGAAAGCAAGCACAGCGCGAGCTAAACTTGGAAGAGGAAATTGCTCACCTTGATAAGATAGGCGTGGTTCATTCCATCCGTAATACGAAAGATCTGGACGAGGCAACCTCAGCTTACAAGGACATCAATATGGTTATGAATAACCAAAGAGACCTTGCCGAAATCTTGGTAGAACTAACTCCGCTTGCGGTTCTGAAGGGTTGA
- a CDS encoding response regulator — protein MKILIIEDERELAADMVKYLSGEQYRCEVAPDKDSAMERIGMYDYDCILLDLMLPDGSGLSILEALREQGKQEAVIIISAKNSIEDKVAGLKIGADDYLAKPFHLAELSARIFSVIRRKQFDTANVLQQNELKVDVPARAVTVHDVPVMLTRKEFDLLLLFLGNRNKVISKSALAEHLSGDLADMMDSHDFVYAHVKNLKKKLTEANYGNYLTTVYGAGYKWKA, from the coding sequence GTGAAAATCCTGATCATAGAGGACGAACGCGAACTGGCTGCCGACATGGTGAAGTACCTTTCGGGAGAACAGTACCGTTGCGAAGTGGCTCCCGACAAGGACAGCGCCATGGAACGCATCGGCATGTACGATTACGATTGCATTCTCTTGGATCTGATGCTGCCTGATGGAAGTGGCCTCAGTATTTTGGAAGCATTGCGCGAACAGGGAAAACAGGAAGCGGTGATCATCATCTCGGCCAAAAATTCCATTGAAGATAAGGTGGCAGGGCTGAAGATCGGGGCGGACGACTACCTCGCAAAACCGTTCCATCTGGCCGAACTTTCAGCACGCATCTTCTCCGTTATCCGCAGAAAACAGTTCGATACTGCAAATGTGTTGCAACAGAACGAACTGAAAGTGGATGTTCCCGCCCGCGCGGTAACGGTGCATGATGTGCCTGTTATGCTTACGCGGAAGGAGTTCGACCTCTTACTGTTGTTCTTGGGCAACCGCAACAAGGTCATTTCAAAAAGTGCGTTGGCCGAACACCTTTCGGGCGATCTGGCCGATATGATGGACAGCCACGACTTTGTGTATGCACATGTCAAGAACCTGAAAAAGAAACTCACCGAGGCCAATTACGGCAACTACCTGACCACCGTTTACGGAGCGGGCTACAAATGGAAGGCATGA
- a CDS encoding sensor histidine kinase — protein sequence MEGMSKLLNRPLRYFALYALLLLACSVPVYYVVVDRIWLSELDEHNQIIKQRIENKLTGTALDPQELERMLALWKVLEPGTTLEPMPKTVGPKDSLYTVTRTTDFGNELETDRFRGLQSYINVNGRTYRLRTETNVEEADETLSAIAAVTVLFFVLLLLGFIILNRQISKHVWKPFYATLEKLTAFDLNRNPNIHFEKSDIEEFDQLNRTVEQLILRSVSTYNQQKEFIENASHELQTPLAVLRSKLELLLQHESLQEEQAELIAGISVPLSRVSRINKNLLLLAKIENQQFGDVEKVSVSETINESLELLEDHITEKKLSVERVTLEDTVVECNRTLLEMLVNNLLVNAITHSQAGATIIIELEKNDFSIANSGNGKLDEAKLFERFSHSSENSQSSGLGLAIAKEICGRYRWNISYAFENGMHAFSIKT from the coding sequence ATGGAAGGCATGAGCAAACTGCTAAACAGACCGCTGCGTTATTTTGCGCTGTATGCCCTGCTGCTGCTGGCCTGTAGCGTTCCTGTGTATTACGTGGTGGTAGACCGGATCTGGCTCAGCGAACTGGATGAACACAACCAGATCATCAAGCAGCGCATTGAGAACAAATTGACGGGCACAGCGCTTGATCCGCAGGAACTGGAACGCATGCTGGCACTTTGGAAAGTGTTGGAACCGGGCACCACGCTGGAACCGATGCCAAAGACCGTTGGCCCGAAGGACAGCCTCTACACCGTTACGCGTACCACCGATTTCGGCAACGAACTGGAGACCGACCGTTTCCGTGGGCTGCAATCGTACATCAATGTGAACGGAAGGACGTATCGGCTGCGAACGGAAACCAACGTGGAAGAGGCCGATGAGACCCTAAGCGCCATTGCTGCGGTCACGGTGCTGTTCTTCGTGCTGCTGCTGCTCGGGTTCATCATCCTCAACAGGCAGATCTCCAAGCACGTGTGGAAACCATTCTACGCTACGCTGGAAAAACTGACCGCATTCGACCTGAACAGAAACCCGAACATCCACTTCGAAAAAAGCGACATTGAGGAATTCGATCAGCTGAACCGCACCGTGGAGCAACTGATCCTGCGCAGCGTTTCCACGTACAATCAGCAGAAGGAGTTCATTGAAAATGCTTCGCATGAACTACAGACACCGTTGGCGGTGCTGCGTTCCAAATTGGAGCTGCTGCTACAGCACGAATCGCTGCAAGAAGAACAGGCCGAGCTGATCGCAGGCATCTCGGTGCCGCTTTCGCGCGTTTCGCGCATCAACAAGAACCTGCTGCTGTTGGCCAAGATCGAGAACCAACAGTTCGGTGATGTGGAAAAGGTCTCCGTTTCAGAAACCATCAACGAAAGCCTCGAACTGCTGGAAGATCACATCACCGAAAAAAAGCTTTCGGTAGAACGTGTAACGCTTGAAGACACCGTTGTGGAGTGCAACCGAACGCTGCTGGAAATGCTGGTCAATAATCTGCTGGTCAACGCCATAACGCACAGCCAGGCGGGCGCCACCATCATCATCGAACTGGAGAAAAACGACTTTTCCATTGCCAATTCGGGAAATGGAAAATTGGATGAGGCCAAACTGTTTGAGCGGTTCTCGCACTCATCCGAAAACAGCCAGAGCAGCGGCCTCGGACTGGCCATTGCAAAGGAGATCTGCGGGCGTTACCGTTGGAACATTTCTTACGCTTTCGAAAACGGAATGCATGCATTCTCCATCAAAACTTGA